Proteins from a single region of Nitrosarchaeum sp.:
- the lysX gene encoding lysine biosynthesis protein LysX gives MSKICIVFDRLRSEEKMLEKEALNLGHKAVMLDAKITQINTDSQKSDFDFGDVVLERCVSYFRGLHFTASLEFMDVPVLNKFFVANQCGNKMFMTLMLKKYNVPTPKTYFSFSSESALENIEKIGYPLVIKPVIGSWGRGVMQVKDKDTADALFEIRDITDSPHDRIFYLQEVINRPPRDIRVITIGDEPIAAMYRKSSGGFKTNIALGADPELCEITKEIEEIAIKASKAMGGGILGIDIMEDEKRGFVVHEVNNTVEFKGLSKVSKRNIPKEMVEFALNYVRK, from the coding sequence ATGTCAAAAATCTGTATTGTGTTTGACCGCCTAAGATCAGAAGAGAAGATGCTCGAGAAAGAGGCATTGAATCTAGGTCACAAGGCAGTAATGCTAGATGCTAAAATTACCCAAATCAATACAGATAGTCAAAAAAGTGATTTTGATTTTGGTGATGTAGTTTTAGAAAGATGTGTTAGTTATTTTAGAGGACTTCATTTTACTGCCAGTCTTGAATTTATGGATGTACCAGTACTCAACAAGTTTTTTGTCGCAAATCAATGTGGAAATAAAATGTTCATGACTCTAATGCTAAAAAAATATAATGTACCAACACCAAAAACATATTTTTCGTTTTCAAGTGAAAGTGCATTAGAGAATATAGAAAAAATCGGATATCCATTAGTAATCAAACCAGTCATTGGAAGTTGGGGTAGAGGTGTAATGCAGGTAAAAGACAAAGATACTGCCGATGCATTATTTGAGATTAGAGATATTACTGATAGCCCACATGATAGAATTTTCTACCTTCAAGAGGTGATAAACAGACCACCAAGAGATATTCGAGTAATAACAATTGGTGATGAACCAATAGCAGCAATGTATAGAAAATCATCTGGCGGTTTTAAGACAAACATAGCGCTGGGAGCAGATCCAGAATTATGTGAGATCACAAAAGAGATCGAAGAAATAGCAATTAAAGCCTCAAAAGCTATGGGCGGAGGAATTTTAGGTATTGATATCATGGAAGACGAAAAACGCGGATTTGTTGTACATGAAGTTAACAATACTGTAGAGTTTAAAGGACTGTCAAAAGTTTCAAAGCGAAATATTCCAAAAGAAATGGTAGAATTTGCTTTAAACTATGTTAGGAAATAA
- the lysW/argW gene encoding alpha-aminoadipate/glutamate carrier protein LysW translates to MNCQECDATLNIPDDASVGEIISCPDCGADFEIAKKNGSTVELKQAESVGEDWGE, encoded by the coding sequence ATGAACTGTCAAGAATGTGATGCAACTCTTAACATCCCAGACGACGCCTCTGTTGGAGAGATAATCTCCTGTCCTGATTGTGGCGCTGACTTTGAGATCGCAAAAAAAAATGGATCTACTGTTGAGCTAAAACAAGCAGAAAGTGTAGGCGAAGACTGGGGAGAGTAA
- a CDS encoding argininosuccinate synthase gives MAEKGILAFSGGLDTSVVIKYLQEEYNMDVITVTVDVGQGDDQKKIEAKAKKLGVIKHYNIDARKEFVENFIFPSIKANALYQKKYCLATALARPLIAEKVLEIAKKEKVTSLAHGCSGKGNDQVRFDITLRSGSDLPIIAPIRDKNLDRVTELEFAKKHGIEIDSVAKRFSIDQNLWGRAIEGGVLEDPYNEPPEDAFIWVKTKNLPDKPTYLEIKFEKGIPVSVDGKILEPIKLIEYVNKKAGDAGVGIVDHIEDRVVGIKSREVYETPGALCLIEAHSDLEKMVHTKHENKFKSIIDDEWAYLAYSGLWQDPLKQDLDAFIQASQKPVSGTVKLKLFKGSIRVVGRKSDYSLYSHKIATYGTESTFDQRLAKGFVELWGIQSTEANKLQKKRSTKT, from the coding sequence AAATATCTTCAAGAAGAATACAACATGGATGTTATCACAGTAACTGTTGATGTTGGTCAAGGCGATGATCAGAAAAAAATTGAAGCCAAAGCCAAAAAGCTTGGAGTGATAAAACACTACAACATTGATGCTAGAAAAGAGTTTGTTGAGAATTTCATTTTTCCATCAATTAAAGCAAATGCACTTTATCAAAAAAAATATTGTTTAGCAACTGCATTAGCTAGGCCATTAATTGCAGAAAAAGTTTTAGAAATTGCAAAAAAAGAAAAAGTAACATCGTTAGCTCATGGTTGTTCAGGTAAAGGAAATGATCAAGTTAGATTCGACATTACATTACGCTCTGGTTCTGATTTACCAATCATTGCACCAATTAGAGATAAAAATTTAGACAGAGTAACTGAATTAGAATTTGCAAAAAAACATGGAATCGAAATTGACTCTGTTGCAAAAAGATTCAGCATTGACCAAAATTTGTGGGGACGTGCAATTGAAGGAGGAGTACTAGAAGATCCATACAACGAACCTCCAGAAGATGCATTCATTTGGGTAAAAACAAAAAATTTGCCAGACAAGCCAACATATTTGGAAATAAAATTTGAGAAAGGAATACCAGTTTCAGTAGATGGAAAAATTCTCGAACCCATAAAATTAATCGAATATGTAAACAAAAAAGCAGGAGATGCAGGAGTTGGAATTGTAGATCATATAGAAGACAGAGTAGTAGGAATCAAGTCTCGTGAAGTTTATGAAACTCCAGGAGCATTATGCCTTATCGAAGCTCATTCAGATTTAGAAAAAATGGTTCATACAAAACATGAAAATAAATTCAAATCAATTATCGATGATGAATGGGCATACCTTGCCTATTCAGGATTATGGCAAGACCCATTAAAACAAGATCTTGATGCATTCATTCAGGCATCACAAAAACCAGTATCTGGAACTGTAAAACTAAAGCTCTTCAAAGGAAGCATTCGCGTTGTTGGACGAAAATCAGATTATTCACTATACAGTCACAAGATCGCCACTTACGGTACAGAATCAACTTTTGATCAAAGATTAGCAAAAGGATTTGTAGAATTGTGGGGAATTCAATCAACAGAAGCTAATAAATTACAAAAGAAAAGGTCAACAAAAACATGA